The proteins below come from a single Tachypleus tridentatus isolate NWPU-2018 chromosome 13, ASM421037v1, whole genome shotgun sequence genomic window:
- the LOC143237916 gene encoding cuticle protein 10.9-like, giving the protein MLKILVLSFLVVASTAIPQYSKVIQVPSYVPAPPAPEEAPQPFKFTYEIKDDDGNTITRQESGDESGAVVGSYSYLDANGIYRRVQYTANVDGFQSQIETNEPGTANANPANVVIKAEEPPVVKEVKVAPEPAQRYKIIKVPYGYA; this is encoded by the exons ATGCTCAAA attttagttttatctttccTTGTTGTGGCGAGCACTGCTATTCCTCAATACAGTAAGGTGATTCAAGTACCATCTTACGTTCCTGCTCCACCTGCTCCAGAG GAAGCTCCTCAACCATTTAAATTTACCTACGAGATTAAAGACGACGATGGTAATACCATTACCCGACAAGAATCCGGAGATGAAAGTGGTGCAGTGGTCGGAAGTTACAGCTACTTGGATGCTAATGGCATCTACCGACGAGTACAATACACAGCTAACGTTGACGGTTTCCAATCTCAGATTGAAACCAACGAGCCTGGCACTGCAAATGCCAATCCTGCAAATGTTGTAATCAAGGCTGAAGAGCCACCTGTAGTCAAAGAAGTTAAGGTTGCACCAGAACCTGCTCAAAGGTACAAAATCATCAAAGTCCCTTATGGATATGCATAA